The following are encoded together in the Pseudomonas maumuensis genome:
- a CDS encoding sigma-54-dependent transcriptional regulator, which produces MLNSVIVVDDEASIRAAVEQWLSLSGFNVQLFERAEECLAQLPAHFPGVILSDVRMPGMSGLQLLDRLQQADPDLPVILLTGHGDVPMAVEAMRNGAYDFLEKPFTPQHLMGSLRRALEKRQLVLENRRLHEQADLKAQLENTLLGMSQGLQQLRRQVLELASLPVNVLIRGETGSGKERVARCLHDFGPRADKPFVALNCAAIPETLFEAELFGHESGAFTGAQGKRIGKLEYANGGTVFLDEIESMPLAQQAKLLRVIQEQKLERLGANQSIAVDLRIIAATKPDLLEEARAGRFREDLAYRLNVAELRLAPLRERREDIPLLFEHFARAASERLGRNAPSLGGVQLAGLLAHDWPGNVRELANAAERHALGLGSPNLESLPGGESLSEQMEAFEAQCLRAALRQHKGEIKGVMEALQLPRRTLNEKMQRHGLVREDFLGSE; this is translated from the coding sequence ATGTTGAATTCAGTGATCGTCGTCGATGACGAAGCCAGTATCCGCGCGGCGGTGGAACAATGGCTGAGCCTGTCGGGCTTCAACGTGCAACTGTTCGAGCGTGCCGAGGAGTGCCTGGCGCAACTCCCGGCGCACTTTCCCGGCGTGATCCTCAGCGACGTGCGCATGCCCGGCATGTCCGGCCTGCAGCTGCTCGACCGGTTACAGCAGGCCGACCCTGATCTACCGGTGATCCTGCTCACCGGCCATGGCGATGTACCCATGGCGGTGGAGGCGATGCGCAACGGTGCCTACGATTTCCTGGAAAAACCCTTCACCCCGCAGCACCTGATGGGCAGCCTGCGCCGGGCCCTGGAAAAACGCCAGCTGGTCTTGGAAAACCGCCGCCTTCATGAGCAGGCCGACCTCAAGGCACAGCTGGAGAACACCTTGCTGGGCATGTCCCAGGGGCTGCAGCAGTTGCGTCGCCAGGTACTCGAGCTGGCCAGCCTGCCGGTCAACGTGCTGATCCGGGGTGAAACCGGCAGTGGCAAGGAGCGCGTGGCCCGCTGCCTGCACGACTTCGGCCCGCGCGCCGACAAACCCTTTGTCGCGCTCAACTGCGCAGCCATTCCCGAGACGCTCTTCGAGGCCGAGCTGTTCGGCCATGAGAGCGGCGCCTTCACCGGCGCCCAGGGCAAGCGCATCGGCAAGCTGGAGTACGCCAATGGCGGAACGGTGTTCCTCGACGAAATCGAGAGCATGCCCCTGGCCCAGCAAGCCAAGCTACTGCGGGTGATCCAGGAGCAGAAGCTCGAACGACTGGGCGCCAACCAGAGCATCGCCGTCGACCTGCGCATCATCGCTGCGACCAAACCGGACCTGCTCGAGGAAGCCCGCGCCGGGCGTTTCCGCGAGGATCTGGCCTATCGCCTGAACGTCGCCGAGTTGCGCCTGGCCCCTTTGCGCGAGCGGCGGGAGGATATCCCGTTGCTGTTCGAGCATTTCGCCCGTGCTGCCAGCGAACGTCTCGGGCGCAACGCCCCGTCACTTGGCGGCGTACAACTGGCGGGCCTGTTGGCCCACGATTGGCCAGGCAATGTGCGCGAACTGGCCAATGCCGCTGAACGTCATGCCCTGGGGCTGGGGTCGCCGAACCTTGAGAGCCTGCCAGGAGGGGAGTCTCTGAGCGAACAGATGGAGGCCTTCGAGGCCCAGTGTCTGCGTGCCGCGCTGCGCCAGCACAAGGGCGAGATCAAGGGGGTGATGGAGGCGCTGCAACTGCCGCGGCGCACGTTGAACGAGAAGATGCAGCGGCATGGGCTGGTGCGCGAGGACTTTCTCGGCAGCGAATGA
- a CDS encoding MFS transporter has translation MDNASTLPTGAAVAPATEKSTASRLKSIFSGSIGNMVEWYDWYVYAAFSLYFAKAFFPAGDTTAQLLNTAAIFAVGFLMRPIGGWLMGLYADRKGRKAALMASVLLMCAGSLVIALTPGYETIGVAAPILLVIARLMQGLSVGGEYGTSATYLSEMASKERRGFFSSFQYVTLISGQLIALAVLIVLQNTLTTEELYAWGWRVPFVIGALCAVVALYLRRGMEETASFTKKEKSKESLMRTLLRHPKELMTVVGLTMGGTLAFYTYTTYMQKYLVNTVGMSISDSTTISAATLFLFMCLQPVIGGLSDKIGRRPILIAFGVLGTLFTVPILSTLHTIQTWWGAFFLIMAALIIVSGYTSINAVVKAELFPTEIRALGVGLPYALTVSIFGGTAEYVALWFKSIGMETGFYWYVTACIACSLLVYATMKDTKQHSRITTD, from the coding sequence ATGGATAACGCCAGCACTCTGCCCACCGGGGCAGCCGTCGCGCCCGCCACGGAAAAGTCCACCGCCAGCCGCCTCAAATCGATCTTCAGTGGTTCCATCGGCAACATGGTCGAATGGTACGACTGGTACGTCTACGCCGCGTTCTCGCTGTACTTCGCCAAGGCCTTCTTCCCCGCCGGCGACACCACCGCCCAACTGCTCAACACCGCCGCAATCTTCGCCGTGGGCTTCCTCATGCGCCCGATCGGTGGCTGGCTGATGGGCCTGTACGCCGACCGCAAGGGCCGCAAGGCGGCGCTGATGGCCTCGGTGCTGCTGATGTGCGCAGGCTCGCTGGTCATCGCCCTGACGCCAGGGTACGAGACCATCGGCGTCGCCGCGCCGATCCTGCTGGTCATCGCCCGCTTGATGCAGGGCCTGTCGGTAGGCGGCGAGTACGGCACGTCGGCCACCTACCTGAGCGAGATGGCCAGCAAGGAACGCCGCGGCTTCTTCTCCAGCTTCCAGTACGTCACCCTGATCTCCGGCCAGCTCATCGCCCTGGCAGTGCTGATCGTCCTGCAGAACACGCTGACCACCGAGGAGCTGTACGCCTGGGGCTGGCGTGTGCCCTTCGTGATCGGCGCGCTGTGCGCGGTAGTCGCCTTGTACCTGCGCCGTGGCATGGAAGAGACCGCCTCCTTCACCAAGAAGGAAAAGTCCAAAGAGAGTCTGATGCGCACCCTGCTGCGCCATCCCAAGGAACTGATGACCGTGGTCGGCCTGACCATGGGCGGCACCCTGGCCTTCTACACCTATACCACCTACATGCAGAAGTACCTGGTCAACACGGTGGGGATGAGCATCAGCGACTCGACCACCATCTCGGCGGCCACACTGTTCCTGTTCATGTGCCTGCAGCCGGTGATCGGCGGCCTGTCCGACAAGATCGGCCGGCGCCCGATCCTGATCGCCTTCGGTGTGCTCGGCACCCTGTTCACCGTGCCGATCCTCAGCACCCTGCACACCATCCAGACCTGGTGGGGCGCGTTCTTCCTGATCATGGCCGCGCTGATCATCGTCAGCGGCTACACCTCGATCAACGCTGTGGTGAAGGCCGAGCTGTTCCCCACCGAAATCCGCGCCCTGGGCGTCGGCCTGCCGTACGCGCTGACCGTGTCGATCTTCGGCGGCACCGCCGAGTACGTGGCCCTGTGGTTCAAGAGCATCGGCATGGAGACCGGCTTCTACTGGTACGTCACCGCCTGCATCGCCTGTTCGCTGCTGGTGTACGCAACCATGAAGGACACCAAGCAACATTCGCGGATCACCACTGACTGA
- a CDS encoding 5-guanidino-2-oxopentanoate decarboxylase, which produces MATCGEVLVKLLEGYGVDHVFGIPGVHTVELYRGLAASSIRHITPRHEQGAGFMADGYSRTRGKPGVCFIITGPGMTNITTAMGQAYADSIPMLVISSVQSRSQLGGGRGKLHELPNQAGLVAGVAAFSHTLMSADDLPEALARAFAVFDGGRPRPVHIEIPLDVLVEPADHLLPGRPVRTARAGAAPQTVQQMALRLAKARRPLILAGGGALEAGAGLARLAEHLQAPVALTINAKGLLPANHPLQIGSTQTLPATRALVAEADVVLAIGTELAETDYDVTFKGGFEIPGSLLRIDIDPDQTVRNYLPELALVADAAQATEALLVALHMQAQPPRDDNWGAARAARLRQDNAATWDQPTLSQTRLLHGILETLPDAVLVGDSTQPVYTGNLTLDMTRPRRWFNASTGYGTLGYALPAAMGAWLGSAEARAARVPTVCLIGDGGLQFTLPELASAVEAQVPLIVLLWNNQGYEEIKKYMVNRAIEPVGVDIHTPDFIGVARALGADAESVADVAQLQAALGRAVERPGPTLIQVDQGQWQLAVQG; this is translated from the coding sequence ATGGCAACCTGTGGTGAAGTGCTGGTCAAACTCCTCGAAGGCTATGGTGTCGATCATGTCTTCGGCATTCCCGGCGTGCATACCGTGGAACTCTACCGCGGCCTGGCTGCCTCCTCGATCCGCCACATCACCCCGCGCCACGAGCAGGGCGCCGGGTTCATGGCCGATGGCTACTCGCGTACCCGGGGCAAGCCTGGGGTGTGCTTCATCATCACCGGCCCGGGCATGACCAACATCACCACCGCCATGGGCCAGGCCTACGCCGACTCGATCCCGATGCTGGTGATTTCCAGCGTGCAGTCGCGCAGCCAGCTGGGTGGTGGGCGCGGCAAGTTGCACGAACTGCCCAACCAGGCCGGGCTGGTGGCGGGGGTGGCGGCGTTTTCGCACACCTTGATGAGTGCCGATGACCTGCCCGAGGCATTGGCCCGTGCCTTTGCCGTGTTCGACGGAGGCCGCCCGCGCCCGGTGCATATCGAGATCCCGCTGGATGTGCTGGTGGAGCCCGCCGATCACCTGCTGCCGGGCCGCCCGGTGCGCACCGCGCGCGCGGGCGCGGCGCCGCAGACCGTGCAGCAGATGGCCCTGCGCCTGGCCAAGGCGCGCCGACCGTTGATCCTCGCCGGCGGTGGTGCCCTGGAAGCCGGCGCCGGGCTGGCCAGGCTGGCCGAGCACCTGCAGGCGCCGGTGGCGCTGACCATCAATGCCAAGGGGCTGCTGCCGGCCAACCATCCGCTGCAGATCGGCTCGACCCAGACTTTGCCGGCCACCCGTGCGTTGGTCGCCGAGGCCGATGTGGTGCTGGCCATCGGTACCGAGCTGGCCGAGACCGACTATGACGTGACGTTCAAGGGCGGTTTCGAAATCCCTGGCAGCCTGCTGCGGATCGATATCGACCCGGACCAGACGGTGCGCAACTATCTGCCCGAGCTGGCCCTGGTGGCCGATGCCGCACAGGCGACCGAGGCCCTTCTGGTGGCCTTGCACATGCAGGCGCAACCCCCGCGTGATGATAACTGGGGCGCTGCTCGGGCCGCTCGGCTTCGCCAGGACAACGCCGCAACCTGGGATCAGCCGACCCTGAGCCAGACCCGTTTGCTGCATGGCATCCTGGAAACCCTGCCGGACGCTGTGCTGGTGGGCGATTCGACCCAGCCGGTCTACACCGGCAACCTGACCCTGGACATGACCCGACCGCGTCGCTGGTTCAATGCCTCGACCGGCTACGGCACGCTGGGCTATGCGTTGCCGGCGGCCATGGGCGCCTGGCTCGGCAGTGCCGAAGCACGCGCCGCACGTGTACCCACGGTATGCCTGATCGGTGATGGCGGGCTGCAGTTCACCCTGCCCGAGCTGGCCAGTGCCGTCGAGGCGCAGGTGCCGCTGATCGTGCTGCTGTGGAACAACCAGGGGTACGAGGAAATCAAGAAATACATGGTCAACCGGGCGATCGAGCCGGTCGGTGTGGACATCCACACCCCGGACTTCATCGGCGTGGCACGGGCGCTGGGGGCCGATGCCGAGTCGGTGGCTGACGTGGCGCAGTTGCAGGCGGCGCTGGGCCGAGCGGTGGAGCGCCCGGGGCCGACGCTGATCCAGGTGGATCAGGGGCAATGGCAGTTGGCTGTGCAAGGCTGA
- a CDS encoding heme utilization protein has product MKNKLILTLVLSVLATGAFAEDGFDRTGAHTFAAVQSQSATYAEDGFDRTGGQRFAEDGFDRTGGQRFAEDGFDRTGGQRFAEDGFDRTGGQRFAEDGFDRTGGQRFAEDGFDRTNGHRIS; this is encoded by the coding sequence ATGAAAAACAAACTGATCCTCACCCTTGTCCTCTCTGTTCTGGCCACTGGCGCCTTCGCCGAAGACGGTTTTGACCGTACCGGCGCCCACACCTTCGCTGCTGTGCAGAGTCAATCGGCCACCTATGCAGAAGATGGCTTCGATCGTACCGGCGGCCAGCGGTTCGCCGAAGACGGCTTCGATCGCACCGGCGGCCAGCGTTTCGCCGAAGACGGCTTCGATCGCACCGGCGGCCAACGCTTCGCTGAAGACGGTTTTGATCGCACCGGCGGCCAGCGCTTCGCGGAGGATGGTTTCGACCGCACCGGTGGCCAGCGCTTCGCGGAGGATGGTTTCGACCGCACCAACGGCCACCGCATCAGCTGA
- a CDS encoding AraC family transcriptional regulator: MTTLPPPDSTLELQRQELAALIQRHAGQPHGPASAIEDLYLTCYKEEIRGMPALAQPALCILAQGSKTLILGDEHYAYDPLHYMVVSVTLPISGALLKASPEHPALGLRLDIDPAQLSQLIAESSPMVVPNRPSGLGLYVEKSDPQLLDALIRLIKLLDSPRDIAILAPMIRREIFYRLLRGPQGYRLYEIALANSQTHRVCQAITWLNNHYHQPLRIEDLAREVNLSVSTLHHRFKSVTSMSPLQYQKQLRLQEARRLMFNEGLEAAVAGYRVGYESPSQFSREYSRLYGAPPIRDVARLRASAS, from the coding sequence ATGACCACGCTCCCGCCACCCGACTCGACCCTTGAGCTGCAGCGCCAGGAACTGGCCGCGCTGATCCAGCGCCACGCCGGCCAGCCCCATGGCCCGGCGTCGGCCATCGAAGACCTTTACCTCACCTGTTACAAGGAGGAGATCCGCGGCATGCCTGCGCTGGCCCAGCCGGCGTTGTGCATTCTTGCCCAAGGCAGCAAGACCCTGATCCTCGGCGACGAACATTACGCCTATGATCCGCTGCACTACATGGTGGTGTCGGTCACCTTGCCGATCAGCGGCGCCCTGCTCAAGGCCAGCCCCGAGCATCCCGCATTGGGCTTGCGCCTGGACATCGACCCGGCGCAACTGAGCCAGCTGATCGCCGAAAGCAGCCCGATGGTGGTGCCAAACCGGCCATCAGGCCTCGGCCTGTACGTGGAGAAAAGCGATCCGCAGCTTCTGGACGCGTTGATCCGCCTGATCAAACTGCTGGACTCGCCACGCGACATTGCCATCCTTGCGCCGATGATCCGCCGGGAAATCTTCTACCGCCTGTTGCGCGGCCCCCAGGGTTACCGGCTGTACGAAATCGCCCTGGCCAACAGCCAGACCCATCGGGTCTGCCAGGCGATTACCTGGCTCAACAACCATTACCACCAGCCATTGCGTATCGAAGACCTCGCCCGGGAAGTGAACCTCAGCGTCTCCACCCTGCATCACCGCTTCAAGTCGGTGACGTCGATGAGCCCGTTGCAGTACCAGAAGCAACTGCGCCTGCAGGAGGCCAGACGCCTGATGTTCAACGAGGGGTTGGAGGCTGCCGTGGCCGGCTACCGGGTGGGCTACGAGAGCCCATCCCAGTTCAGCCGCGAATACAGCCGGCTGTACGGCGCGCCGCCGATCCGTGACGTGGCAAGGTTGCGCGCCAGCGCCAGCTGA
- a CDS encoding putative quinol monooxygenase, with product MTQPQPVTHLAFIRASNGRSAELGMRLRDLLEPSLRAPGCLSFSVQRSQVDADLWLLSGSWSDQQAMSGYFASPTLEVFGELVQAQVVSSLDLHTFA from the coding sequence ATGACCCAGCCTCAACCGGTCACTCACCTGGCTTTCATCCGCGCCAGCAACGGTCGTTCGGCGGAACTCGGCATGCGTCTGCGCGACCTGCTGGAGCCGTCGCTGCGGGCGCCCGGCTGCCTGAGCTTCAGTGTGCAGCGTTCGCAGGTCGATGCCGATCTGTGGCTGCTCAGCGGCAGCTGGAGCGACCAGCAGGCGATGAGCGGCTATTTCGCCTCGCCCACCCTGGAGGTGTTTGGCGAGCTGGTTCAGGCGCAGGTGGTCAGCAGCCTGGACCTGCATACCTTCGCCTGA
- a CDS encoding flavin reductase family protein: MYYYEPAKGHGLPHDPFNAIVGPRPIGWISSHDREGRLNLAPYSFFNAFNYIPPIIGFCSVGRKDSLNNIEQTGEFVWNLATRPLAEQMNQSCAAVAADIDEFALSGLTPAMSNVVKVPRVGESPVSFECKVSQIVQLKRADQEVVPSWLILGEVVAVHIAEHLLKDGIYDTAAAEPILRGGGPADYFALGELFKMARPQA; this comes from the coding sequence ATGTACTACTACGAACCCGCCAAAGGCCACGGCCTGCCCCACGACCCGTTCAACGCCATCGTCGGCCCACGGCCCATCGGCTGGATCTCCAGCCACGACCGCGAAGGCCGCTTGAATTTGGCGCCCTACAGCTTCTTCAACGCCTTCAACTACATCCCACCGATCATCGGTTTCTGCAGCGTCGGGCGCAAAGACAGCCTGAACAACATCGAGCAGACCGGCGAGTTCGTCTGGAACCTGGCTACCCGACCGCTGGCCGAGCAGATGAACCAGAGCTGTGCCGCGGTGGCGGCAGATATCGACGAGTTCGCGCTCAGTGGCCTGACCCCGGCCATGTCCAACGTGGTCAAGGTGCCACGCGTGGGCGAGAGCCCGGTGAGCTTCGAATGCAAGGTCAGCCAGATCGTCCAGCTCAAGCGCGCCGACCAGGAGGTGGTTCCCAGCTGGCTGATCCTCGGAGAGGTAGTGGCGGTACACATTGCAGAACACCTGCTCAAGGACGGCATCTACGACACCGCCGCCGCCGAGCCTATCCTGCGTGGCGGCGGCCCAGCCGACTACTTTGCGCTGGGCGAGCTGTTCAAGATGGCCCGGCCGCAAGCCTGA